A part of Yoonia rosea genomic DNA contains:
- the rplL gene encoding 50S ribosomal protein L7/L12 — MADLKKLAEEIVGLTLLEAQELKTILKDDYGIEPAAGGAVMMAGPAGDAGAAAEEKTEFDVVLKNAGASKINVIKEVRGITGLGLKEAKDLVEAGGKIKEGASKDEAEEIKAKLEAAGAEVELA; from the coding sequence ATGGCTGATCTGAAAAAACTGGCTGAAGAGATTGTTGGTCTGACACTTCTCGAAGCACAAGAACTGAAAACCATCCTGAAGGACGACTACGGCATCGAGCCAGCAGCCGGTGGCGCTGTTATGATGGCTGGTCCTGCTGGTGACGCTGGTGCGGCTGCAGAAGAGAAGACAGAATTCGACGTCGTTCTCAAGAACGCTGGCGCATCCAAAATCAACGTCATCAAAGAAGTCCGCGGCATCACAGGTCTTGGCCTGAAAGAAGCCAAAGACCTCGTCGAAGCTGGTGGCAAAATCAAAGAAGGCGCGTCCAAGGACGAAGCCGAAGAGATCAAAGCAAAGCTGGAAGCAGCTGGCGCCGAGGTCGAGCTGGCCTAA